The Falco cherrug isolate bFalChe1 chromosome 3, bFalChe1.pri, whole genome shotgun sequence genome segment tcAAGAAAAATAGGCCCCGAACTGCTGTGATCCCCATACAATGTAATATAAACCTTTGAGCTTGTTCCTGCAGATGGCATATCACTGGTGAGGACCGATACCTTCCATTTCCTAACTATCAAAAGATGAAAAGACTCACTGATTTACTTGAACTCAAAACTCTtaacaaaatgcatttcagtaattgaaattctaaataaaatcatgttaatgaatacagaaatacatatttcataaAACTGCAGCATGCAAATATTATGTTTGCTATGCTGGGCACACAAGAATCAAGACATGTCAGGCTGCATTCATATCTTTTACTCTGCATATGTCATATGACTAAGTCAAACTTGTATAAACATAGATCACTTTTCAAACACAGTTTTGAAATATTGTATTAAATATGGCTTTCTGTTTACTCTAGGGTGTATCAACTCTGCCCAGTGCAGAGCTGCATAATAGCAGCCATGCAGGCTCTCACCAAGCTAGCTATGGAATTACAAACTCATCACTTCAAGCATTAAGGTCTCTCAAAGCAAATTAGTTCTGCTGAAAGAGACCTCTTTAAGAAAGGATCTGTCTCTCTGCAAAGGTCTGATGGGCTATGCAGATGTAACAGCTTTTGGAATCCACTGAAGCTTCACTAATATATTCTTGCATTGCAGTGTTGGCATTATACTCCAAGATATCAATACTCTTGCCCATGCTTAAATTTCATAATTATCAAGATGAAGTGTATGGATTTatgtcgcagcactctccaaactatcaagctgcaacaaggtttTTTACCATCTCATgccagcatactcttcataccagtccctctgctgccttctcctagtcttGCCTCATCCAGGGCGTGTGTTCTCTctcagcttcttcctctctcacctgctcttcctcagctgctctctcttcattggctctcaaccacttaacttaaccagccacgGCAGCACCTTATCTACATTATCCAACCCAtcgcccctgaagccaacccacagttgtatattgtcagtgctaattaacccagcttcattcctctacagattTAGGCTTTGATTTAGTGGAAGCTGAGTATCAATGGCATGGAATTAAGGGAAATGTTATCACTGAGGCATGGCTGATAACAAGAAAGAATACTAAGAAAACACCCTCACTCCCAATGTTTCTAATTAGCTGATACCCATCTCAAATAATATACATTTAAGCACCTTCCAAAGTTACTAAGATGATTTTGCAACACCGCTCAACATCACTGTGTCTTAAAAGAGAGCTTTAAACCACAGTGGCAGTAATAAAGGGCCTTACTGGCTACAGAAGCCCCCTACCATCTAGTGACTCATCTATGCTACACATTCTACCTGTATTACTGACTATTCCCTCCATTACAGTATCTTTGATCCTGTCTGCACTGGCTAAAACTCTAAGAAATTATACAATGATGATGAGTGAGCTTATCATGATATGATGGATTTTGTGTTTATTGACTATTTAGGATACTTGAAATAGATCTGTGTGTCTTAAACTCCAGTGATAAGCTATCCTACAGTTCTGTTGTGAGGTTCAGTGAAACCACTTTTATTTTGAGTGTTACTCAGTATTTCCCGGGCCAGCCATAGGCATTTTCTTAAAGGAGTCAGCGTATGTTGGTCATGATACACACACAGAATTATGGTGCAGCAGAATATTAGTTGAGGACTAGTGAAACCAATGATTTGATGAATTTGCATTTAGTTTTCTATGGCATTCTGGAAAAACTAAActagaattaatatttttacttgCTCATGTTTAGCCATATCCTCCAAGAAAAGATATTTAAGAAATTGGCATTTAGGCTGACCTAGGTGTGGTGCATGTCAGTATCTTTGTaactagaaaataaatgagTTTAGAGTATGTCCTCCATTCCACTTAGTAGTTATGTTTGAATAattaatactgcttttaataaaggcagaaaacaaggCACAATAAAGGCACATTATGAAATCTAACATATTAATGAGACTTGATGGTAGAATCTGTAAGTCTTTTTTGTGTCTTGCTATAACCATTGGGCTATAACTATTGAGGAAATTTTTACTTCATGTGACCATTGTGCTCTGCATGTAAAACACACATTCCTTGGGAAATGCAGTATTGTAGAATCAGTAACTACTAAAATAGATATTCTCTCCCATACTTTGAGGGGAGAGACAGGGAGACATTTACACAATGCTTGGTTCATCTTTGAGGACAAGCCTCAATACATTGAAATTCCATAGTAGTGTTCTGAGATTTACTTATTTGCTTGAAAAATGCTTGTAGGTCCATGACCTGAATAGAAAGTGTGGAAAATTTCAAAAGATAGAGACAGAATCCAAGAGAAGTTATATTGTTTAAGagtaagcatttaaaatataattttatcgTGATAAATTTGGAGTATACAGCACTACTGAATTTTAAAGAGATACTCTTTAAAGCAGCCCTTTTCTGAAACTACTGTGAATGTAGAGCTATAATACCAACATTTTCTAAGTAATTATATTGtcattattaaataataaattgcCAAACAGCTACTCTTATAAACATTTAAACTTCATCATTACAAGAATTGTCATAGCTCAAACACATTAAACCAAAATAGTGAAAAAAGAGTAACTGTGAGAACTGAGGAGGAGAAGTATAGGGCAGAATCACATTCTCCGACAGAGTGACCCTTCTCAAAAGTTGCTGTAATCTGCTTTTTCCATAACTGATATTagcttgctggttttgttacaAAGGGATTTCTTTACTCTGTCCAAAGCAGTGTCTGCTCCCACTTTCTGTGAGCCATGACTGATGACAGGTGACCATTTAATCTTCCATGTTAATCTAACTTTTAAGTGAGAAACTAGCATATGTATACAACATCTAAGTCACTCTATATAGGTGTACCCAACCTCTTGCCTCAATTTAGTTCATTAAGGCAAGAAAATTGCATTGAATAATACCCTTACTAATTTTTACTGTGGATTAACACAGTAGTTAGACTAAGGATATTTGACAACAGTGCTATAAAAGTCGAGTAACTTGTTTAATAGTGATAAATTAAACAATTAAatgttcttgctttcttctcacACACTTAGAAGTAAAGAGAAATAAGCCTTATGcattgctgaaatgaaaaacaataaatGATACCAAAGTATTGCTTTTACAGACTGAAATTAAGACCCTAGCACTTCTGAGAAATCATCATTTCTCATTAGTTCTTTTGTTATAGACACTTTTAGATATGCAAAACTATGTCATCCAGCTTTCTCTATACCACAATAGAAATGGTAGTGATTACTGTAGATCACTGTGTGCAAAGGCTTTTTCCCCAGTACACTGTTTTCAGTCTCGGGAAGCTTTTCCAGTTACTAGTTTCCAGTCTTCACCTCTACCCATATGTAAATATTCACACAAAGTAGATCTGTTTGACCATTTTTTTCAAGTCAAGTGTAATAAATATACCAAATAAATTCTCTACTATGTAACTGTTTTGTATGTGTCTGTCGTGTGCTGGCAATAACATCTGTTCGAAAATTTAATCGTGAGatattcctgaaagaaaaaaaggaaataatccaGAAAGTACTGTATTTAGGTGAAATGCTTATCTTGACTGTTATTGAATaaaatttttgtattattaatttgtttttaaatccctCGCTAATTATAACGGTTCACAGTAAATCTAGTCCAGAATgcctttgatttaaaaacagcaaattaTCAAAACTGAGGAAAGAGATTAACCAAGTCAATTGAACTGAGAAGTGAGGtatagcaaaggaaaataaaaaaaaaatagtaaaaagatTATTTAACCATACACattaaaagagaataaacaaAGAAGGACTATGTACACTATGTGttgaatttaagaaaacaaactaagTATGCTTTTACAATAAAGTGAAAGCTGCCTCTTGCCCTTGCCCCCCCAATAAGAATGGTGGCATATATTTACTGGGAAATGCCAGCACTGTTAACAAGAATGGGCTAtagaatgaaaaatttaaagTGGAAACTCAGAATGGGATGAAGAGTGCACTAAGAGGCTAAAAACCATGCATCTTACAGCAAAGCAATACTAGGTAACATTTTTgaacaaattttaaacaaacGGACAGTTATTTCCAGATACATacagctaaacagaaaaaaaaagattaccaACATCGGTTTACTGCAGATACGTGACACAAGGTATCCAGACTTGCATTGTTCAAGTATTTGACCTCCATCATGATGAGAATTCATCTTTATAGACAAGGAAATTACAGTAGCTCTAATCCATCAAAGCATTATATAAGAAATTAGTAGATAAAATGGACACATGGATTAGTGCAAGACTGTAGAGTAACAAAATATCTAGCTAAAAGGAAATGATATGTTTGTACCAAAATCAGAAGTATTAATTTATAGGGATACTGGTAAGTGTTGGAATTTTACTGGATTTCATATTTTCATCAATATACTGCATAAATACGTAATTCCTGTAACACAGTTGCTAAGAATTGTCAAAGTACAAGAGGATCAGAAAATCCGTAGTAGAAAAGGGATAACATAAAACAGCATAAAgtgcaaaaaaatgcattttaaaaatagtacaAAAACTTAATGCTTTTAACAGGgaatttataattaaaaaaaagaatagagaaCGAATGAGTCATTGATGTGACTGTAAGATGCACCAGGAGAGAGATTTCCAAGCAGAGAAATTTTATTCTCATTGTCCCAGAGTTCAGAGAGACAATACTGCATAAAGTTCTGGTAACCGTATTCAAAGATTTCTTGGAACTAGAAAAGCTCCTGAGAAAGACAACCATGATGATTagaggaaatggagaaaatgtttATGTAGGAGAAAAAGTTGAGAGAATGTCTGATTTTGTTGATAGATATCAAGGAGGGAAAAGACAACAGTGGCTTTGGGACACACATATATAAACTAACCATGACTAGGTTTAGGATAGAAATTAGAAAACGGGTAAGATATCAGAAGAAGGACCCAAGCTCTAGAACATCCCTCCACTGGAAGCTGTAATGGCTATAGACAAtaagttttaaaatgagatttagTAATTAAATAGAATTACTTATCTAATTGTGTCGTTTCTTTCTAGCAGAGGGCTAAGCTAGATAAACTGAAACTTCCTGGTACTATGAACTATACGTTGTGTtgtctgttccttttttaataatgaCAAGGAAAAAACTTAATTCCTTCTAGAAGAATGACATAATCTATACAAAGCTCTTGAATGCCTGCTGAATTTTCTACCCTGTTCTTTACACATTATTTAATATGCTTGTCACTTCCCAGTATATTTTATCCTGATTTATTCAGAAAGAATCTATGCCTTTTGCAGTTAATTTTCAGAACTAAGCTACATATATAAAGTAGCTCACATTACTCCTCATGGTGTTTTTCCCTCTGTCAATCAGTACATTGCTCTAGTCACCAGTATTGTGAGGTTCTCTCTTCAGCCTTCTCCAATCTTACCTATTGAGAGCAATTTTACTTTATCTGCATATATCAGCCACTTCATATTCCATATCTTCCCTGAACCATTAATGAATGTATAAAATCTGTGACAGTATGGTATATCTCCCTGTCAGCCTGTTGTACTGTTCTGAGGTTACCatttcattccttctcttttagtTAACACACTGGAATCAGAAACAAGTCTTCCAGTTAACGTAACAATCACTTCACCACTTGGCGTGCTCTCTGATAATTGTAACTTCAGGCAGTACCTCACATCTCACCTTTTGAGTGGTTAGTTTGCTCAGTAACCCCGTAATAAGCATCTGATTAAAGGTCCTTGAACCTTGATCTGAAAAACTTAAAGTGCTGTGAAtgcagcactgggtgctgtGAATCCAGCAGAAAGACTGCAAGTGATGGAGACATACATATAGCTGTTAATTTGCCTATCTAGCATTTAGACATTATTTACCACACAGAAGCCTGGTAAGGTAGCATTAGAATGCtatacagcatttttttgaATTCTAGTAATTTCAAGCTTCATTTTCCAAACATAgggtttatttctgtattgGCAGGtcaaaggatgaaaaaataCCATTGGGACTCTTCACATGGAGCCATTCCAAAATGTGAAGGAGGACACCAAAAAATGTGGAGACAGAGGGAAGAACATCAGAAATAAGGCCAACATAGGAAATAACACACAGCTATTTGGTGTGAAATACATTGGACAATAAATGTTGCTTTAGGTCTGTAATGTTAGTTTATTACACAGAATACACCACTTCAAACAGAAACATATCAGTTATATATGGGGAAATATATCTGCCACTGGGCTCCTAAAAAGAATTTAAGAGCGCGAGATTTCCCACCTGTATTGCAAACCCCTTTTCCTCCATattcattttctccttcccctccacgCACCTTTTGTCCCACAAGGGAGACAATCACAGCCTCTGGGCTGAAGCGGATTTGTGTCAGCCTTTAATTGGGTCACCAGTCTGGATAACCAAAGGATCACAGTCCAGGGCTTATTGCAGCATGTACACACCAGTTATTCTAGACACAACCTTCAAGAGTACAGAATGGTCAAATTCTCAATGTCTAACTGAAAAATAGTGCCTTCCTTCTTCAGGTATATCTCCGATTTCATTGACATTGAAGCAACGTACTATGCAGCCTTAGGGATTAAAATCTAAccaaaagactgaaatacttTGCCTAATCACaatatacattaaatattttccaattttatatttaaaaacatttatggAAAATTGAAAACCATATATAAGTGCTTACTATGCACACATAATATCAAAAAACTGCTGTAAACCGGTATCCAAAATAATTCTATTAACACACTGAAAGACCCTGAAACATATTACATATGCCTTGGATtctcaaaatacacaaaattaccaaaaaaaaaaaaaaaaaagacacacaaaagaCACAGACCATCTTTAAAGAACAGAGGTTAAAGAAGAACACAGAACTAAAACTTGCAGTGTATTAGAACTTTAAGAGTAAGCGGTACTGCCTCAGTAGAGAATATGGCAAGGGCAGTTAGGAAGTCCATTGCAACACAGTCTCCCTTCTCAGTTCCTGTGGAATCCCAGCAGCGATAAATATGTTCCTTTTCTAGTATCCTCTGGGTAAAACAGGTAAACTTCATTTGGGGTCTGGATGATCCTATACACAAACTGAAAGATCTCTCCACTCACATAAATACTCTCAAGTTGGTTTTGAAAAACTGAACAATTTGATAATGTTAAtctatataaaattaaaattacttctgtttcctACAGTATTGTATTACAGCATTTGACTAGTATTTCCtacttttcaaattaaacttACCAGTTtattctgttctgaaaaaagcatttctactGAAACACAGTTCACAAACCCTTTCTCAAATGTCACGAAATAAAGGAATCTTATCTTAGTACTTGGGTGggtatttcagatttcagttcTCTGTTCCAATAAGCAGTAGTTGTTTCTCTACAAATTAAATGGTTGGTATATGACTGCATATCTCTGAACAGGCAACATTTCAgggaaaaactattttttaaccGAGAAACCACTGTCTTAGAAGAACACCTTTTCTTCGTATGTTGGTTCCCATAAAAATCTCAGTAATTATCTGTATTTCAACAATGACATACAATTGTGATTTATATTTATCTAGGTCTTGGCTGCATTCGCATTGGGAGTTTTATTGGGTGTGGCATTCAGCAGCtaattttgtgattatttttgttctggaaGTGTTTTCACTAATCTAATATTATAGAAACGTTAAGATCTCTATTACAAGTGTTTCTTATATTTGTTGTTTCCATTGTCCATTGCACAAAAGCAaacttctgcttcttcttcttcctcttcttcttctgtaggaaaggcattttcatttttcagattttcagaggCATTATGTTCAATGTTATTTGAAGAAGTGTCACACTTTAGAAATGTTTCAGAATGACAGTTTTCTGCTGGATCCGCCAACATGAGAGAAAAATTTTCTCCAAAAATGTGAATTAGGCTTATTCTTGGGTTTTGGCATATTTCTGGCATTCTGTTGAGTAGCTCACTATTTATGCCTGTCACAAGATCACTGGGTATGTTTTTGGATACATTATTTTGACAATTGCTGACTTCCACGTGTTTTGCATTCATATCTTCTATAACATGTAACTTCCCTAAACTGCTTGTGTCTTTCAGAGTCGAAGATGCAAGTATTCCAAAGTTACTAATAAAATCTAAGGTGTTATTAGcataaaatctattaaaaatattattggcAATCTTATTGATACAGCTGTTCTTCAGAGTCACATGATAATTTTCATCTGTTAGTAAATCTTCACCAGACCATTGTAAGTGTTTACTTTTTTGGGCCAACAAATACGGACCCAGCTGATTCTCAATATCAGATACCTTTTGATAGGCATATCCTCTCTGATCCTCATTAATTGGTGTTACTGTCACCATCAATATTGGGCAATGTTGGCCACACATAGCATGGAGTTTATCCAGAGAATCTTCTTCCTGAAGAGCTCTTCTATTAGCATTACCAGCATAATTTGGCTGAGACTGTATGGGTTCATCATTTAAAGGCTGTTCCAATGGATGCACCTTGTTATCAGGCAATCTAAATTCTGCAGATGTAAAGCCTGTAAAACTGGTATCAGCCTGTGTAGAAAGATGTGCAGAAGTAGAACCTACCACAACTGACGGTTTgatcttttctttgtttgctgcAGGACGGGAGGCGATCTTGCCATTGCAGCTAGGTTTGCTCTTTGTACTTAAGTCATCCTGAAAGGGGTCTGAATCACTATTATGAGGTATATTGAAGTAGTTGCAAAAACCTTCAGAGGGTTTAGCCATGTCTTCAAGTTCTGAAGAAGAGATTGCATTGAGGACTGGGTACTGATTCAGATTGCCAAAGTGTGAGTATGGAACATCATCACTGTTTGTGTCAACGACCGTGTCTGTTGATGTTGTATCCAAATTACCATACATTCCAATCCTCTCAGGTGGTGATCTTCTTATCAAATGATTCTCTTTGAGAAGCCATTTGCCTTTATCTATTAATATTCCTTCATCTTCATTAGCTCGTACACTAGGTTGACAGTGTTGCCTTGGAGAGTCCCATGAATGGTCATTAATATAACTTGTGTCTTCTCTGTTAAAAGTAGGTTGTGGTGTTGGTAAAGAAGTACGTTCTTTTCTCGATATAGAGTCATCTTGGTTTATGTTCACTGGAAATTCTTGTGACGGTAGTGAAGAATGTAAAAGTTTCTCTGCAGAACAAGACCCACGTtcttgagaaaaagaaatggttttTTCCATTACTGCAGAGTGGAATTCTTCAGTATCCTTTTGAGATACTTTTGACATATAAGGAAACCCTTTGTGAAAGTCAGGCTTAAATGAAGCTTCTGTCTTGCCATAAAGCCGTTCAATAGTTCTTTTTACATAGCCAGTATTATAATGTTTTTCAAGTACGGCTTCCTCACTGCTTTCGTTGGTCAAATCGCTGGATGCTCTAAAGTCATGCTCACTCTCTTCAGTATCTGGTCTGTAATCTGACCAGTCTGAAGTAGCAggacttttaaaacatttttttaactgagaagTGTCTGAACACATTTTATTCTCCAGTTCTTCCACTTGCaattcctgttctccttcagtCATATCACATTCTGTAATTTGCTTTGATTCATAACAAAATGATAATGGAGAGACTGTAGATAACCTCTCAGAGGTTTCCCCCTCACAGCTTTCTGCATCTTCCTTATCTTCCTGTACAGAATAATCCTCATTATTACACTCTACGGAGGTTTCAGCAGCTAGTTTAAGTTggttatttggggttttgtcaTTACCTTCTGACTTTGGATCAACTTTCTCATCTTCACTTTTATCAGTAGTAACATGTATAGTATCTTGTTCACCTTCTAGCTCAGAAGTATCCTGAtctaaaatacagtatttatcaTTAGAAGTTACACTATGAACTGTTGAGTTAGGGTCTACTGAGGTTTCTGACTCTTCATTAGTGAATGATGTATCAGTGGTTTTATCTTGAGATTTTTTGTAGAAGCTATCAGGCATTTCTTCGTATTTTTCAGTTGGCTCTATAGCTGATGTAAGGCTACGGGTATTTGAATTAGTAGTGGCATATTGACTATCTAGCTGTGTTTTGAGAGCACTCAAGTCTGAAGTCTCTGTTTCTCTACAAAGATCTTTCTGTATATCAAAACAGCTTTCTAATTCACCAGTCAGTTTTAGAGCTTCTTCAGAATTTCCACTGTCCTTTGGAACACAAGGGTCAActgacttttcattttcatgcaaaTGTATACCATTATGAAGTTCAGATATGGGCATATTCTCGTGGCAATGTGTGGAGTCCTGGTTTTTCAGTTCCCTCCCGAAGTATGGTAGGTTATTTTCTGTTGGTTGTTGAAAATGTGAGAAGGCAGCCTTCAGTTCTTCAAATTTTTCTATGAGTGTAGTTTGTTTCAGAAATTGTGACTGAGTAAATGTTTCGGAACAGCTACAGGTAGGTTTTTGCATATCATCTTTGATTGTCCCAATCAAACTCTCTCTCAGGTTCAGCATGAGTAGCCAGGCTAAGATGACATTGGAGGAAGAACCAAAAGATGAAGGAGGAAGATCTGAAAGGCTGCAAGCTTTCCCTATACATCCACTGTGTTCTTTCTGGAGACCAAGCAAAGTTGATTGTAGTTCATGCAGCAACATGCTAGACATGCAACTGTTCTGAACATCAGTTCCCACTTTCTCATTGACAAATGCACAATCAGCTTGAACAgcaacttcagatttttttctttgaaatagatTGGTATCTTGGATATCAGCTTCTGACATCTTTTTATCATTGTCTTGTGTTTCCTGAAACAAGTGTGTCTTACCCTCATGATGAAATTCTGATCTCAGTGAATACTTGGCTTCATCTACTATAGTTGTATTAGCATGAATCAAAGAGTCAATTTGTTTTCCACCTGAATCCTTGGCTGATTCTTCTAAAGTTCCCAATCCACAAATAGGCATTAATGGTTTTGGGGTTAGACTATGTTCAaccagatgtttttttccagtcacaTACACTTTATTTGTGATAAATGTTGTTTCTTTATCTATAGAAGcatcagtattttcttcagcagaatgGCAGATGCTGTTCTCtacattcctttcttttttatttatagggGGTAAGACAGAATTTGGTAATAAGTTTTTCAACCAAGTTTGGACATAGTTTTCAACTGAATGCTCAGCAACCTCCCCTTGAAAACCTTCCTGGTTCAGAGCCTCTAGTGTAATGGCTTTCTCTGACATATTTAACTTATTTGCTCCTTTAGTTAGATTTTTCTTCAtccccttttgcttttttgctttctttgatgacaaattttccaaaatattattttccttttctttttcaaagttaaGATTCTTTGGCACTTCTGACAATGGCTTTGAAATCACTGATGGGTTAGATGCCTGTTTGAAAGAATTGGTTGTAAGATGTGCGCCTTCTTTCTCAGTACTCAGTGTATTCTGACTATGTTCAGATTCATTGTTTGAATCAACTGCCATTAGACCATCTCCCTTCTTTGCAGATGAAATGATACTATTTTTTTGGCCTGACTTCATTTTTACTTTGGCCAACTTGTTGTTATTGCTTCTTGGTTTTTTATTAGATGATAATCCATTTTGTTCCACTGAATCCTGGTGATAGAACTCATCTTCACAACATATGCTTTTGTCTGAATTGA includes the following:
- the LOC114016927 gene encoding oxygen-regulated protein 1; translation: MSETPSTSYSVNQPNSSESEQTLSTRHFNVTEPVVAKRICFYKSGDPQFNGIKMVINNRSYKTFDALLDSLSKRVPLPFGVRNISTPKGRHSVTNLEDLEDGKSYICSHQRKMKPINLEQASKKPLPWQISRPVSARRRAVQLARENEDGFGHRESKITTPRKILVFKNGDVRLRRTIVLGKKNTQTFEAFLDYMSELMQYPVVKLYTTNGRKVPNLQALILCSGAVVAAGREPFKPSNYDSLGYSRPAKLLGIANRVYPKANTKPESENMRAQMGSSSRSQVFSVSSDKGSSNDNNSNDNNSDSSYVPDSHNGIGGNQSITGEDLSVAQYEDDIEKSVHLNQDGSITVEMKVRLKIKEEETIKWTTTVSRAGLSDDKNTTICHPAMHAEDCLSNVNALECINPKDTPFLKSYSKEEGDSLQQFNAEVSDKESESDLKNSGCNICKNNNSADVDVNNVPEDNIRPRFYRPPTPGPRRVRQKKAVVESVTLVSEKEVQEKTIGQFSYSEEIQQGENKSEYCMVAHASREKSSVTYPKFSEMSENSSLKLSSENIKEEMLFKVSHKSNDLIETTNKKTLEVSDKDELVQSILEKSVVEQSTYNSLLSTCKANICGLIPSSKICQAARPGSADYIHKSCDIKQIKRSLSSFIRYSELCQSKEETICRPADLLPVSQDSVHSACPGHSQMEMIVSPCSKAPTEKINPTTGFFPTVTESDNHISARTGSVMATHLIDDSQSASSLTKKKKRRKSSKFLEKGTYENKKDEDISGIMKGEGMHITRRTTQDSAAEAMDNYSEMPQKKGMDFFVKKNDGSVNSDKSICCEDEFYHQDSVEQNGLSSNKKPRSNNNKLAKVKMKSGQKNSIISSAKKGDGLMAVDSNNESEHSQNTLSTEKEGAHLTTNSFKQASNPSVISKPLSEVPKNLNFEKEKENNILENLSSKKAKKQKGMKKNLTKGANKLNMSEKAITLEALNQEGFQGEVAEHSVENYVQTWLKNLLPNSVLPPINKKERNVENSICHSAEENTDASIDKETTFITNKVYVTGKKHLVEHSLTPKPLMPICGLGTLEESAKDSGGKQIDSLIHANTTIVDEAKYSLRSEFHHEGKTHLFQETQDNDKKMSEADIQDTNLFQRKKSEVAVQADCAFVNEKVGTDVQNSCMSSMLLHELQSTLLGLQKEHSGCIGKACSLSDLPPSSFGSSSNVILAWLLMLNLRESLIGTIKDDMQKPTCSCSETFTQSQFLKQTTLIEKFEELKAAFSHFQQPTENNLPYFGRELKNQDSTHCHENMPISELHNGIHLHENEKSVDPCVPKDSGNSEEALKLTGELESCFDIQKDLCRETETSDLSALKTQLDSQYATTNSNTRSLTSAIEPTEKYEEMPDSFYKKSQDKTTDTSFTNEESETSVDPNSTVHSVTSNDKYCILDQDTSELEGEQDTIHVTTDKSEDEKVDPKSEGNDKTPNNQLKLAAETSVECNNEDYSVQEDKEDAESCEGETSERLSTVSPLSFCYESKQITECDMTEGEQELQVEELENKMCSDTSQLKKCFKSPATSDWSDYRPDTEESEHDFRASSDLTNESSEEAVLEKHYNTGYVKRTIERLYGKTEASFKPDFHKGFPYMSKVSQKDTEEFHSAVMEKTISFSQERGSCSAEKLLHSSLPSQEFPVNINQDDSISRKERTSLPTPQPTFNREDTSYINDHSWDSPRQHCQPSVRANEDEGILIDKGKWLLKENHLIRRSPPERIGMYGNLDTTSTDTVVDTNSDDVPYSHFGNLNQYPVLNAISSSELEDMAKPSEGFCNYFNIPHNSDSDPFQDDLSTKSKPSCNGKIASRPAANKEKIKPSVVVGSTSAHLSTQADTSFTGFTSAEFRLPDNKVHPLEQPLNDEPIQSQPNYAGNANRRALQEEDSLDKLHAMCGQHCPILMVTVTPINEDQRGYAYQKVSDIENQLGPYLLAQKSKHLQWSGEDLLTDENYHVTLKNSCINKIANNIFNRFYANNTLDFISNFGILASSTLKDTSSLGKLHVIEDMNAKHVEVSNCQNNVSKNIPSDLVTGINSELLNRMPEICQNPRISLIHIFGENFSLMLADPAENCHSETFLKCDTSSNNIEHNASENLKNENAFPTEEEEEEEEAEVCFCAMDNGNNKYKKHL